In the genome of Populus trichocarpa isolate Nisqually-1 chromosome 6, P.trichocarpa_v4.1, whole genome shotgun sequence, one region contains:
- the LOC7495638 gene encoding uncharacterized protein LOC7495638, producing the protein MDAGMQVALPILGVVAAAAATFYVVSFSELREKSFRDLEESEDGGFESSLSSRKRRARRKAEKEAKK; encoded by the exons ATGGATGCAGGGATGCAAGTAGCGCTTCCCATACTAGGAGTtgtagctgctgctgctgctactttCTATGTTGTAAGCTTTTCTGAGCTTCGAGAG AAATCATTTAGAGACCTGGAAGAGTCTGAGGATGGAGGGTTTGAGTCATCTCTAAGCTCAAGAAAAAGGAGAGCAAGAAGAAAGGCTGAGAAAGAAGCCAagaagtga
- the LOC7495637 gene encoding ethylene-responsive transcription factor ERF024 has product MQYYQQSNTSSADSSSSSGSSRTASAAAAAAGAIAPKVSGHHHVFRGVRRRSSGKWVSEIREPKKPNRIWLGTFPNPEMAAVAYDVAALALKGQDAELNFPNSAASLPVPASTSPRDIQAAAASAAAAIGAAKDALGIRSMGDTNQMEQEIRPMVNDQFVDEDLMFDMPNVLVNMAEAMLLSPPRLDIAGDDATAYDSTGDQNLWKFP; this is encoded by the coding sequence ATGCAATATTATCAACAAAGCAACACCTCAAGTGCTGACAGTAGCAGTAGCAGTGGAAGTAGCAGAActgcttctgctgctgctgctgctgctggggCTATTGCACCTAAAGTTTCAGGCCACCATCATGTTTTCCGTGGAGTTCGGCGTAGGAGTAGTGGAAAATGGGTGTCTGAGATTAGAGAGCCTAAGAAGCCTAACAGAATCTGGTTAGGCACATTTCCTAACCCTGAAATGGCTGCTGTTGCGTATGATGTGGCAGCGCTTGCACTTAAAGGCCAGGATGCAGAGCTTAATTTCCCAAACTCAGCTGCTTCTCTGCCTGTTCCTGCTTCCACGTCACCACGTGATATTCAGGCGGCCGCAGCTTCTGCGGCTGCTGCTATAGGTGCTGCAAAGGATGCTTTAGGGATTCGAAGTATGGGGGATACTAATCAAATGGAACAGGAAATTAGGCCAATGGTCAATGATCAGTTTGTTGACGAGGATTTGATGTTTGATATGCCTAATGTTCTTGTGAACATGGCAGAAGCGATGCTTCTTAGCCCTCCCCGCTTGGACATTGCAGGTGATGATGCTACAGCCTATGACAGCACTGGAGACCAGAACCTTTGGAAATTCCCTTGA